In the Xanthobacteraceae bacterium genome, TCAAAACATCTCGCTTGATACAGTCGTCGTCGATCAGCAGCGTCCCGATCGATTGAGGACTGAAGGTCAGGACACCTACAATTCTCCGCGCACGACCGTTGGGGGAAAAGAGAACCTCGATGTGCGCGAAATCCCGCAATCGGTGAGCGTGGTTACGCGCCAGCGCATGGACGATCAGAATCTCAACCAGCTCGAAGACGTCATGCGCAACACCGCTGGTGGCGTCATTCTGCAAAACGATACCGGCCGCAGCAGTATTTTCATCCGCGGTTACGAAACCGACGTTCTCGTCAACGGTCTGTACGCGCCGAACTCCAGTATTCTCGGAACGCAGATCGACATGTTTATGTTCGACCGCGTCGAAGTTTTGAAGGGGCCGGCAGGTCTCTATTTCGGTGGAACCTCGGGCAACAACTCCGGTCCGGGCGGCGTGATCAACCTGGTCCGAAAGTCGCCGCTCGATCATTTCCAAGCGCTTGCGAACGTGAGCTACGGCTCATGGAGCAACAAGCGTATCGAACTCGATGTTACCAGCCCGCTGAACGAAGCGAAGACAGTGCGCGCACGTGTCGTCGGCGCGTTCCAGGATCGGGATACGTTCGTAGATCTGAATCACAATCAGGTCTGGTTCGGTTACGGCACGATTGATGTCGACTTCACCGAGAACACGACGTTCTCGTTCTCGCTGTGGCGGCAGGAGCGGGATATTCTGCCCTTCAACGGCCTTCCGATGTTTGCGACCAACCCGATCACCTATACCGGCGTGCCGCGCTCCACTTTCGTCGGCGCAAGCTGGAACCGGTTCGACAACTGGTCCAATGAATATCTTGCCGAACTCACGCACCGCCTCCAGAACGGCGGTCATATTAAAGCGGCCGTGCGCTACACCGACCGTTTCATCGACTACAAGTATGTGCAGGCCGCGAGCGGTGCCAACCCCGCGACCGGCGTGATCACGGGTGGTCTCAGCCTTACCGCGGGACGTTGGTGGGAGCAGCATCTCTCCACGGATCTTCACCTCTCGACGCCGTTCCAGTTGTTCGGCCAGACGCATAACTTCGTCATCGGTGCCGAATATAAGGCGCATGACCTGACCCAGTATGCGCCGACGAGTACGGCCGTCGGTGGCGGGCCGTACAACATCTACTCTTTCAATCCGTATAGCGTGCCGGAGCCTGCAGACACGCTGAACAACCGCACCAATCAGAATCCGTCGCAGTATGGCATCTATAGCCAGCTCCGGCTGAAGCCTGTCGATGGCATCACGCTGATCGGCGGTGGCCGTCTCAGCTACTACGAGGCGCGCACGTTGAACCTCGTCACCAATGCGGTGACCAACACGATCGACATCAATGGTCAGGTAACACCATACGGTGGCATCGTTCTCGATCTGACCAAAAACATTTCCGCCTATGCGAGCTACACCAGCATCTTCGCGCCGCAAACCGAACGCGACGCCGGCGGCAACCTGATCGACCCGCGCGAGGGCGTTCAGTATGAAGCCGGCCTGAAGGGTTCGTTCATGGGCGGACGTCTCAACACCTCGTTCGCGCTGTTCGAAATCCGCGACAACAACCGCGCGCTGGCGGTGACAGGTATGCCGGGTGTCTTCGTCAACGCGGGCCAGGTTGCGATCTCGGGTTATGAATTCGAGATCAGCGGCAAGCTGACGCCGGAATGGGAAGTGTATGCGGGCTACACCAATCTGAAGACGCAATTCCTCAGCGGCGGCACCGGTGACTTCCGCACCTACCAGCCACGGCACGTCTTCAACGTCTGGAACAAGTACACCTTCCTCGATGGCCCTCTCACCAACTTCCATATCGGTCTGGGCGGCCGCTATGTGAGTGAGTTCTATACGGGCACGACGCCGGCGGCGCGCGTCTCGGAAGACGGTTACATCGTCGCTGACATGCAGATTGGCTATAAAGTAAGCCAGAACGTGCAGGGCACGTTCACCATCACCAATCTATTCGACGAGGTTTACTATTCCCGCGTCGGTAGCGTCGCGCTGTTCAATTTCTACGGCGAACCGCGTGCATGGAACCTGAAGGTGAGTACGAAGTGGTAGAAAACCGCTTTCAACGCCGGACTACTGGACCCTTGGGCATCGCCCAAGGGTTTAGTGCTTTTATTCTGGCGTTGTTCTTCATTGTTGTTGCGCCACATTCCTATGCGCAAAGCAGCGACGCTTACGTTCTGAAAAATGTAGAGCAGCGGACCATCACTGCGAAGAACCGTGATATCTACCGGGTCTTTATTATCAAGCCGCAAGCACCCGCACCGGAAAGCGGCTACCCCGTTTTGTATGCCCTCGATGGAAACTCGGTTGCAGCGCTGTTCTCGACACTCAGCAGAAGTCACTCCGGACGCAACGAGCTTTCCGGTTTCGAGCCGGGACTTGTGGTTGCCGTAGGCTATCCGACTGACAACCTGCTCGACATGCGCCGCCGTTCTCGCGACTACACGCCGGCCAAGGCCACGCCGAATAGCGGCACCTATCTGAAGCCGGAAGATACCGGCGACGCCGAACGCTTCCTCGATTTCATCGAGCAGGAATTGAAGCCCGCGATCCAGGCCGAGTTCAAAACGAGTCCTTCGCGGCAATCCATCTACGGCCATTCCTTCGGCGGGCTGTTTGTGCTGCATGCCTTACTCACACGGCCGGGCACGTTCGCGAATTACATCTCGGCGAGTCCGTCGATCTGGTGGGCGGACCGCGCCATCCTGAAGACGTCCGCGGAGTTCCTGTCGCGCAAGCCCGCGCTGAACAGCGTCAGTGTTTTCCTGATGGTCGGCGGTCTTGAGCAGACCGTGACCCCGGATCAGGCGTCCGCGAAAGACGCAAAGGACATCGCCATACGTTTACAAGAGCGGCGGATGGTGGGCGATGCGCGCGAAATGGCGGAACGGCTCGCAAGCCTCAAGGAACGCGGGCTGTCGGTCCGCTTCGAAGAGATACCGAACGAGACCCACAACTCTGTGACCTTGCTGTCGGCCATTAAGGCATACCGTTTTGCCTTCCAGATCAGGAAACCTGTGAAGTGATGCGTTCTGTGAAATATTTCTGCTGGCTTTTTGCCGCCGCGCTTTGCGTCGCCATTTGCGCCGGCTCGCCCGCGTGGTCGCAATCGGAAGTAACGCTCACCGACATCGCGGGGAGAAAAGTCACGGTGAAACTGCCGGTGCGCCATGTCGTGCTCGGCGAGGGGCGGCAGCTTACGGCGCTGGCGCTGTTGCACCCGGACCCGGTGTCGCTGGTCGCGGGATGGCTCGGCGACCTGAAGCGGCTGGATTCCAAAACCTACGAATTATTTCGCAGCAAAAATCCCGCGATCGACAAAATCCCCCTGATTGGCATCACGAACGAAAGCACGTTCTCCGTGGAACGCACGCTTTCCATTCGTCCCGATGTCGCGATTTTCAGCGGCGGTCATGGGCCGTCCGCCAGATCGGCGGAAGCGGTGCGCCAGCTCGAAGCGGCCGGGATTCCCGTAGTGTTCATTGATTTCCACGACAAGCCGCTCGAGAATTCGGTTGCGAGCATCGCAATCCTCGGAAAGTTGCTGGGTCAGGAAGAAAAGGCGAGCGCCTACATTAAGTTCTATCAGGACAGGCTCGACCTGATCGCGAAGCGGATCGCCGAAGCAAAGCTGAAGCGCCCCACTGTTTTCATGCACATGCATGCGCGTCTGTGGGAATGTTGTCCTTCGCCGGGAAAGGGTAATCTCGGCGAGTACATTGTCTTCGCAGGCGGCAGTAATATCGCGGCGGATATTCTGCCCGGTGCGACAGGGCAGGTGAATCTGGAATATGTAATTCAACGCAATCCCGACATCTATATTGCGACCGGCGGGGCCCACGCGATCAACCGCGGTCTTGCCATCGGCACCTATGTTACAGAAGACGACGCGCGCAAGGCGTTGCAAACCATCGCCGAGGAAAAAGGCATCAACACGCTTTCCGCTGTCGCCAACGGCAGGGTGTATGGTCTGTGGCACCACTTCTATAATTCGCCACTCAATATTATTGCCATCGAGGCGTTCGCGAAGTGGTTTCATCCTGAATTGTTCGCGGACGTAGATCCGCGCAAAACCCTCGCCGAAATCAATGCACGGTTTCTGGCGGTGCCGTTCGATGGAGTTTATTTCGTAAGCCTGAAGCCGGAGAAGCGCTAAAGATCGGAAGTGGTAGCGTGTCTGCGTTGGCGGAAGAGAAAACCATTTCGGATACCGTCGTGGCGTACCGGCGGTTCCTGCGGCTGCGCATCATGCTGCTCTGTCTGCTGGCGGCGGCGGTCGCTGCCGTATTTTGCGCCGATCTTCTGACCGGCCCGTCCGCGCTGACCTTCTCGCAGGCGCTGAAAGGCTTGGCTGCGCCATCGACATTGTCGCGCACGGAATACGTCATTCTCTGGGAAGTGCGTTTGCCTGCCGCCTGTATGGCGGTCGCGGTCGGCGTTGCGCTCTCGCTTGCGGGAGCGGAGATGCAGACGATCCTCGACAATCCATTGGCGAGTCCCTTTACGCTCGGCATCTCCCATGCGGCGGCGTTCGGCGCGGGCATGGGTATCGTGCTCGGCTACAGCCTGCCGGGTATTCCCGCGAACTGGCTGATTTCCGGGAACGCATTCGTCTTTGCCTTTGCATCGACTGTGCTGTTGCAATTCATGGCGCAGCGTTTCGGTGCCAGCGCGCAAACCCTCGTGCTGTTCGGAATCGCGATGTTTTTCGCATTCGAAGCGCTCGTGAAACTTCTGCAGTTCATCGCCAGCGAGCAGACCTTACAGCAGCTCGTATTCTGGACCATGGGCAATCTGGCGCGCGCCGACTGGACCAAGATCGCCTATCTTTCCGCTGCGATTGCGCTGGTCGCCCCGTTCTCGATGGCGGCGAGCTGGAAGATGACGGCGCTGCGCATGGGTGACGAGCGCGCCCGCAGCTTCGGTGTGCGCGTCGAGCGGCTGCGGCTGTTTTCGTTGTTCAGGATTGCCGTGCTGACATCTTTTGCCGTGGCTTTCGTCGGCACCATCGGCTTCATCGGACTGGTAGGTCCGCATATCGCGCGGATGCTGGTTGGTGAAGATCATCGCCTCCTGTTGCCTGGCAGCGCGTTGTGCGGCGCGCTTCTGATGTCGGCCGCGTCCATCGCGAGCAAGACGATTCTGCCGGGAGTCATCATTCCCATCGGGATCGTCACCGCACTAATCGGGGTTCCGTTCTTTCTCTGGCTCGTGATGCAGCGGCGGTATCGCGCATGACGGTTTCATTGGACATCCGCGCGCTAGAAGCAGGGTATCGCGAAAAGATCGTGCTGCGCGGTCTCTCCATCCCTTCCGTGCAGGCGGGACAAATGGTTGCGCTGGTTGGCCCCAACGCCGCGGGGAAATCCACGTTGTTGCGCGCTATCGCCGGGCTGATTTCGGCAAGCGGCGAAGTGCGGCTCGGAGAGAAAAACCTGCTCGCGCTCAGCCCCGCCGCGCGGTCGCAACTGGTCGCGTTCATGCCGCAAAGCCTGCCTGCGGGCAGGGGACTGACTGTTATCGAAACCGTACTCAGTGCGTTGCGCGCGGTGCCAGCATCCGCAAATGCAAGCGGCGAGACGCAGAACGACGAGGAACGCGCGGCATCTGCGCTGGCGAAGGCTGGCTTGCTGGAACAGGCATTGCAACCGCTCGACCGTCTCTCCGGCGGTCAACGCCAACTTGCCGGCATCGCGCAGGCGATCGTCCGCCAGCCGTTGTTGATGCTATTCGATGAACCGACCAGCGCGCTTGATTTGCGTCATCAACTCGAAGTCATGAACATCATCCGCGGCCTTGCGCGCAAGGGGCGTATCGTCGTTGCGGTCATGCACGATCTTGCGCTGGCTGCGCGATATGCCGACCGCGTGCTGTTGCTGCACGAAGGCCGCGTTATCGCAGACGGAACGCCTGAGGAAGCGATCAGCGCGCGTACGCTGGCCGAAACTTATGGTGTCGATGCGCGCGTGGAGCGTTGCAGCCAGGGATTTCTCCAGATCATCGCCGACCGGCCCATCAACAACACAGCCCAATCGCCATCATGATGATTACCGAAACGGCCGATAGCCGCCTCAAGCGCTATAACGACATTCGTGTATTGCAGGTTCTGCGAACGGAAATGCTGACCCCGCGCATGAAGCGCGTGATCGTCGGCGGGGACGAGATCGAAGGTTTCGGCCGCGGCCCGAATATCAAGCTCGTGATTCCACCGCCGGGAGCGGCAGAACCGGAATGGCCGCTCAAAGGCCCGAATGGCGGCGCAATCTGGCCCGACCATCCGCGGCGTCCCACAGTGCGTACATACAGCGTCAGCGCGTTCGATGCGCGCCGCGGCGAACTCTCGATTGATTTCGTTCTGCATGGCCGTGACGGCCCTGCCGCGAACTGGGCATCGCGCGCAAAGCCCGGCGACCAACTGGGCGTGGGCGGACCGGG is a window encoding:
- a CDS encoding TonB-dependent siderophore receptor: MYSDVKRGLAGFSAALAATTMLTVCMMGTASGQNISLDTVVVDQQRPDRLRTEGQDTYNSPRTTVGGKENLDVREIPQSVSVVTRQRMDDQNLNQLEDVMRNTAGGVILQNDTGRSSIFIRGYETDVLVNGLYAPNSSILGTQIDMFMFDRVEVLKGPAGLYFGGTSGNNSGPGGVINLVRKSPLDHFQALANVSYGSWSNKRIELDVTSPLNEAKTVRARVVGAFQDRDTFVDLNHNQVWFGYGTIDVDFTENTTFSFSLWRQERDILPFNGLPMFATNPITYTGVPRSTFVGASWNRFDNWSNEYLAELTHRLQNGGHIKAAVRYTDRFIDYKYVQAASGANPATGVITGGLSLTAGRWWEQHLSTDLHLSTPFQLFGQTHNFVIGAEYKAHDLTQYAPTSTAVGGGPYNIYSFNPYSVPEPADTLNNRTNQNPSQYGIYSQLRLKPVDGITLIGGGRLSYYEARTLNLVTNAVTNTIDINGQVTPYGGIVLDLTKNISAYASYTSIFAPQTERDAGGNLIDPREGVQYEAGLKGSFMGGRLNTSFALFEIRDNNRALAVTGMPGVFVNAGQVAISGYEFEISGKLTPEWEVYAGYTNLKTQFLSGGTGDFRTYQPRHVFNVWNKYTFLDGPLTNFHIGLGGRYVSEFYTGTTPAARVSEDGYIVADMQIGYKVSQNVQGTFTITNLFDEVYYSRVGSVALFNFYGEPRAWNLKVSTKW
- a CDS encoding alpha/beta hydrolase codes for the protein MEPEGEYEVVENRFQRRTTGPLGIAQGFSAFILALFFIVVAPHSYAQSSDAYVLKNVEQRTITAKNRDIYRVFIIKPQAPAPESGYPVLYALDGNSVAALFSTLSRSHSGRNELSGFEPGLVVAVGYPTDNLLDMRRRSRDYTPAKATPNSGTYLKPEDTGDAERFLDFIEQELKPAIQAEFKTSPSRQSIYGHSFGGLFVLHALLTRPGTFANYISASPSIWWADRAILKTSAEFLSRKPALNSVSVFLMVGGLEQTVTPDQASAKDAKDIAIRLQERRMVGDAREMAERLASLKERGLSVRFEEIPNETHNSVTLLSAIKAYRFAFQIRKPVK
- a CDS encoding ABC transporter substrate-binding protein, which produces MRSVKYFCWLFAAALCVAICAGSPAWSQSEVTLTDIAGRKVTVKLPVRHVVLGEGRQLTALALLHPDPVSLVAGWLGDLKRLDSKTYELFRSKNPAIDKIPLIGITNESTFSVERTLSIRPDVAIFSGGHGPSARSAEAVRQLEAAGIPVVFIDFHDKPLENSVASIAILGKLLGQEEKASAYIKFYQDRLDLIAKRIAEAKLKRPTVFMHMHARLWECCPSPGKGNLGEYIVFAGGSNIAADILPGATGQVNLEYVIQRNPDIYIATGGAHAINRGLAIGTYVTEDDARKALQTIAEEKGINTLSAVANGRVYGLWHHFYNSPLNIIAIEAFAKWFHPELFADVDPRKTLAEINARFLAVPFDGVYFVSLKPEKR
- a CDS encoding iron ABC transporter permease — translated: MLLCLLAAAVAAVFCADLLTGPSALTFSQALKGLAAPSTLSRTEYVILWEVRLPAACMAVAVGVALSLAGAEMQTILDNPLASPFTLGISHAAAFGAGMGIVLGYSLPGIPANWLISGNAFVFAFASTVLLQFMAQRFGASAQTLVLFGIAMFFAFEALVKLLQFIASEQTLQQLVFWTMGNLARADWTKIAYLSAAIALVAPFSMAASWKMTALRMGDERARSFGVRVERLRLFSLFRIAVLTSFAVAFVGTIGFIGLVGPHIARMLVGEDHRLLLPGSALCGALLMSAASIASKTILPGVIIPIGIVTALIGVPFFLWLVMQRRYRA
- a CDS encoding ABC transporter ATP-binding protein; amino-acid sequence: MTVSLDIRALEAGYREKIVLRGLSIPSVQAGQMVALVGPNAAGKSTLLRAIAGLISASGEVRLGEKNLLALSPAARSQLVAFMPQSLPAGRGLTVIETVLSALRAVPASANASGETQNDEERAASALAKAGLLEQALQPLDRLSGGQRQLAGIAQAIVRQPLLMLFDEPTSALDLRHQLEVMNIIRGLARKGRIVVAVMHDLALAARYADRVLLLHEGRVIADGTPEEAISARTLAETYGVDARVERCSQGFLQIIADRPINNTAQSPS